In Pseudomonas sp. MYb327, one DNA window encodes the following:
- a CDS encoding GtrA family protein, whose protein sequence is MRRLWKGFSSYTVIGVANTLIHWQIFFLLSVAAGLRQAVSNLLAFCAAASFSFYMNALYTFDSKASVGGYLLFMAAMGALSYGVGYLGDAWRLHGLLTVALFSALSLVFGFLFSKYVVFRERDA, encoded by the coding sequence ATGAGGCGGTTGTGGAAAGGGTTTTCCAGCTACACGGTGATCGGGGTCGCCAACACCCTTATTCACTGGCAGATTTTTTTCCTGCTGAGCGTGGCTGCGGGTCTGCGCCAGGCTGTCAGCAATCTGCTGGCCTTCTGCGCCGCAGCGTCGTTTTCCTTCTATATGAATGCGCTGTACACCTTTGACAGCAAGGCCTCGGTCGGCGGGTATTTGCTGTTTATGGCGGCGATGGGGGCGCTGAGTTATGGCGTCGGCTACCTGGGTGATGCGTGGCGCCTGCATGGCTTACTGACCGTGGCGCTGTTTTCGGCGTTGAGCCTGGTGTTCGGCTTTCTGTTTTCCAAATACGTGGTGTTTCGCGAGCGTGACGCATGA
- a CDS encoding OpgC domain-containing protein: protein MTLVRDHRIDFFRGLALIFIFWDHVPHNPLGQITLRNFGFSDAAEIFVFLAGYAAVLAYGKILAREGFLIACVKILRRAWVLYVVHIFLLAMLMGIVFFANSHVETRDLVEEMGMHHFISEPQQALIDELLLRFKPNLMDPLPLYIVLLAGLPLVLPMLVRKAWVVVAVSFALYLTVPLFGWNLAAIKDGVWYFNPVAWQLLFVLGGAAAIHSQRPRLPETRPLLRQPLFVGAALYVVMAGVITVAWRWPQIHDALMPASLGNWLYPISKTNLSPVRLIHFLALAYVTAKLLPDTGWTQNWLAQQSCRMGRFSLEIFCLGVLLAPLADMVNALADDAFAMQVFTALVGAGLMALLAVWLEFNKRLNRSLKNAPA from the coding sequence ATGACGTTAGTGCGCGATCACCGGATCGACTTTTTTCGTGGCCTGGCACTGATCTTCATTTTCTGGGATCACGTGCCCCACAACCCGTTGGGTCAAATTACCCTGCGTAACTTCGGCTTCAGCGATGCGGCCGAAATCTTCGTATTTCTGGCTGGCTATGCCGCCGTGCTGGCCTACGGAAAAATCCTTGCGCGAGAAGGTTTTCTGATCGCCTGCGTAAAAATCCTCCGGCGCGCCTGGGTGCTGTACGTGGTGCATATCTTCCTGCTGGCAATGCTGATGGGCATTGTGTTCTTCGCCAACAGCCACGTGGAAACCCGCGATCTGGTGGAAGAAATGGGCATGCACCATTTCATCAGCGAGCCGCAGCAAGCCTTGATCGATGAGCTGCTGTTGCGCTTCAAGCCAAACCTGATGGACCCGTTGCCGCTGTACATCGTGTTGCTGGCGGGTTTGCCGCTGGTGTTGCCGATGCTGGTGCGCAAGGCCTGGGTGGTGGTGGCGGTGTCGTTTGCGCTGTACCTGACCGTGCCGTTGTTCGGCTGGAACCTGGCCGCGATCAAGGACGGCGTCTGGTATTTCAACCCTGTCGCCTGGCAGTTGCTGTTTGTGCTTGGCGGTGCGGCGGCGATTCACAGTCAGCGACCGCGATTGCCTGAAACCCGTCCGCTGCTGCGCCAGCCGTTGTTTGTCGGTGCGGCGCTGTACGTGGTGATGGCCGGGGTGATTACCGTCGCGTGGCGTTGGCCGCAGATCCACGACGCGCTGATGCCGGCCAGCCTGGGCAACTGGCTGTACCCGATCAGCAAAACCAACCTGTCGCCCGTGCGCCTGATTCACTTTCTGGCATTGGCCTACGTCACCGCGAAACTGCTGCCCGATACCGGCTGGACACAAAACTGGCTGGCGCAGCAAAGCTGTCGCATGGGGCGTTTTTCCCTGGAGATCTTCTGCCTCGGCGTGCTGCTGGCACCGTTGGCGGACATGGTCAACGCGCTGGCCGACGATGCGTTCGCCATGCAGGTGTTTACGGCCTTGGTGGGGGCCGGGTTGATGGCGTTGCTGGCGGTCTGGCTGGAGTTCAACAAGCGTTTGAATCGATCACTGAAAAACGCGCCCGCCTGA
- a CDS encoding amino acid permease codes for MSVGNHLPHGETAQGGPLKRELGERHIRLMALGACIGVGLFLGSAKAIEMAGPAIMLSYIIGGLAILVIMRALGEMAVHNPVAGSFSRYAQDYLGPLAGFLTGWNYWFLWLVTCVAEITAVAVYMGVWFPDVPRWIWALSALVSMGTINLIAVKAFGEFEFWFALIKIVTIIAMVLGGVGVIAFGFGNDGVALGISNLWTHGGFMPNGVQGVLMSLQMVMFAYLGVEMIGLTAGEAKNPQKTIPDAIGSVFWRTLLFYVGALFVILSIYPWNEIGTQGSPFVMTFERLGIKTAAGIINFVVITAALSSCNGGIFSTGRMLYSLAQNGQAPAGFAKTSSNGVPRRALLLSMGALLLGVLLNYLVPEKVFVWVTAIATFGAIWTWVMILLAQLKFRKGLSASERAGLKYRMWLYPVSSYLALAFLVLVVGLMAYFPDTRVALYVGPAFLVLLTVLFYVFKLQPTNVSQGAVGSVS; via the coding sequence ATGTCCGTAGGCAATCATCTGCCCCACGGCGAAACCGCTCAGGGCGGTCCGCTCAAACGCGAACTCGGCGAACGGCATATTCGCTTGATGGCACTCGGTGCCTGTATCGGCGTCGGTCTGTTTCTCGGTTCGGCCAAAGCCATTGAGATGGCGGGGCCGGCGATCATGCTGTCCTACATCATCGGCGGTCTGGCGATCCTGGTGATCATGCGCGCCCTCGGTGAGATGGCCGTGCACAACCCGGTGGCTGGCTCGTTCAGCCGATATGCCCAAGACTACCTCGGCCCCTTGGCCGGCTTCCTGACCGGCTGGAACTACTGGTTCCTGTGGCTGGTGACCTGTGTGGCGGAAATCACCGCCGTGGCGGTGTACATGGGCGTCTGGTTCCCCGATGTGCCGCGCTGGATCTGGGCGCTGTCGGCATTGGTCAGTATGGGCACCATCAACCTGATCGCCGTGAAGGCCTTCGGTGAATTCGAATTCTGGTTCGCCCTGATCAAGATTGTCACCATCATCGCCATGGTGCTTGGCGGTGTTGGCGTCATCGCTTTCGGGTTTGGCAACGATGGTGTGGCCCTGGGTATTTCCAATCTCTGGACCCACGGCGGCTTCATGCCCAACGGCGTGCAAGGCGTATTGATGTCGCTGCAAATGGTTATGTTTGCCTACCTCGGGGTAGAGATGATCGGCCTGACCGCCGGTGAAGCGAAGAACCCGCAGAAGACCATTCCCGATGCGATCGGCTCGGTGTTCTGGCGGACTCTGCTGTTCTACGTGGGGGCGCTGTTCGTGATTCTGTCGATCTACCCGTGGAATGAAATTGGCACACAAGGCAGTCCGTTCGTGATGACCTTTGAGCGTCTGGGCATCAAGACCGCCGCCGGCATCATCAACTTCGTGGTGATCACCGCCGCGCTGTCGTCCTGCAACGGCGGCATCTTCAGCACCGGGCGCATGCTCTACAGCCTGGCGCAGAACGGCCAGGCCCCGGCGGGCTTCGCCAAAACCTCGAGCAATGGTGTGCCGCGTCGCGCGTTGCTGTTGTCGATGGGCGCCTTGTTGCTGGGCGTGTTGCTCAACTATTTGGTGCCGGAAAAAGTCTTCGTCTGGGTGACCGCGATTGCCACTTTTGGCGCGATCTGGACCTGGGTGATGATCCTGCTGGCCCAACTCAAGTTCCGCAAAGGCCTGAGCGCCAGCGAACGTGCCGGCCTGAAATACCGGATGTGGCTGTACCCGGTCAGCTCTTACCTGGCGCTGGCGTTCCTGGTGCTGGTGGTCGGACTGATGGCCTACTTCCCGGACACCCGCGTGGCGCTGTATGTCGGCCCGGCGTTCCTGGTGCTGCTGACGGTATTGTTCTACGTGTTCAAGTTGCAACCGACCAATGTGTCGCAAGGTGCGGTGGGTTCGGTTTCGTAA
- a CDS encoding penicillin-binding transpeptidase domain-containing protein: MGYLLGHPDATFKDIVKASQFERQEVYSWLFKSRHKGARDSRIRTILEIEAFLDIHQRWQKVGYPFDHLVPSLATAIGSSGDRPAALAELIGTILNDGVRMPTLRIDSMHFAANTPYETKLINDPDAGKRVMPSEVATAMREALSQVVDAGTAKRVAGSFKLPDGTPLAMGGKTGTGDNRIEAIGSGGRILSSKSLNRTATFVFYIGSNHFGTLTAFVPGRSAENFTFTSALPVQVLKGMAPILTPYLQPGTHTMCQPTEVTAGR; this comes from the coding sequence ATGGGTTACCTGCTGGGCCACCCGGACGCCACGTTCAAGGATATCGTCAAGGCCAGTCAGTTCGAGCGCCAGGAAGTTTACAGCTGGCTGTTCAAAAGCCGTCACAAGGGCGCCCGCGACAGCCGTATCCGCACCATTTTGGAGATCGAAGCGTTCCTCGACATTCATCAGCGCTGGCAGAAAGTCGGCTATCCGTTCGATCACCTGGTGCCATCGCTGGCGACCGCCATCGGCAGCTCTGGTGACCGTCCCGCCGCGTTGGCCGAACTGATCGGGACCATCCTCAACGACGGTGTGCGGATGCCGACCTTGCGCATCGACAGCATGCATTTCGCGGCGAATACGCCCTATGAGACCAAGTTGATCAATGACCCGGATGCCGGTAAACGGGTGATGCCTTCCGAAGTGGCAACCGCCATGCGCGAGGCCCTGTCACAAGTGGTGGATGCCGGTACCGCCAAGCGCGTGGCCGGCAGCTTCAAACTGCCCGACGGCACTCCGCTGGCCATGGGTGGCAAGACCGGTACGGGCGACAACCGGATCGAGGCCATCGGTTCTGGCGGACGGATCCTCAGCTCCAAGTCACTCAACCGTACGGCCACGTTTGTGTTCTACATCGGCAGTAACCATTTCGGCACGCTGACCGCTTTCGTGCCGGGACGCTCGGCCGAGAATTTCACCTTCACTTCGGCACTGCCGGTGCAGGTGCTCAAGGGCATGGCGCCGATCCTGACCCCTTACTTGCAACCGGGCACCCACACCATGTGCCAGCCAACCGAGGTCACCGCCGGCCGCTGA